AATTTAGAATGGGATATTATAGTATTCTCTGATTATCACAGGGCTCCAGAGAACACATTTTATAAAGAAAATGAGTGATGACAGCATGCCTGATGAATCAGATGTGGCATAAATGGACACAGAAGTGTACACACATATTCTTCAAATATCTTCTGCTGCAAGGGGCCAATAGTGAAACTTCTCATGTTAGACCCAGGAGCTGCACATCGTCCAACTATTATTTACAGGCCCATACAACCTTCTGATTTTGAAGTTCTTGAGCAGATCCATGCTGCTTTATTTCCTATAAGGTGTGCAATGTAGTTCTGATGTGCATATGTTTCACATATGATTTTTGTGAAgccttgggggggggggggggatattGCTGTTTAGACTACATGAAAGGAAATTATACTTTGCAGGTATGAGAGAGAATTCTTCCTCGATGTGGTCAATGGCCATGGAATTGTCTCTTGGGCTGCTGTTGACATTAGCAGGCTTGATGGTCAAAATGATGAACTAATTGGATTTGTCACTACACGTATTATCCCAGTAACAGAAAGCGAGGTGTTTTGGACTTGTAATTTTGAAATTCCATGACTTCTAATCTTCAACTGTAGCTAATAATTTACATTTGTACATTGCTTATGCAGATTGAGGATTTGCTCAGATACgatccttcaagaaaaaatcaaATACTAGTCTATATCTTGACACTTGGTGTGGTAGAGCATTATAGAAACCTTGGCATAGGTTGTTACCTTCTCTGATGATTATAAGTTCATTCATTTCCTTTATGCTTCATTTAATTGAATGTCTTCTTATCATCATGATATTTGCAGCTACTTCACTGGTTCGGGAGGTAATTAAATATGCTTCAAGCATGCCTAGCTGCAGAGCAGTATATTTGCATGTTATTGCTTACAACCAGCCAGCCATCAGTTTCTATAAGAAGATGCTATTTAGGCTTGTAAGAAGATTGCCAAGTTTTTACTACATTCAGGGCCAGCATTATGATTCATACTTGTTTGTGTTCTATCTAAATGGTGGCCGGTCTCCCTGCTCTCCACTgtaagtatatatatttttaactttAAAATGATAGCATTATTTTAAATAGTTGCACTGTAGTGTTGTTTGTACTATATCATCCTGTCTTGGAGATGTGAAAAATGCATTTGATACTCTATCTTTTAGCATGCTTCTAAGAATGAGTATTGTGCTTGATCTCTTTTCTTGCCTTTAAGTGAAGATGAAACTTAGAACTAGTTTAAGTGCCATATTATAGGTTTATAAGTAAAGAGTAAAGACAGTGAAATGGGTGTTTGTATTTCTCCAAACTTTTCCCATTCCACGTTTGATTGTTTACTTGTCCCAGTTCTTATGCTCTAAGTGAGAAAAACGGTGAAATTTTCTAAGCCTTATATTATTCTATATCCAGAAGTATGTTGTTTATCTCCACCAATCttgttttttgttattttgatcATTATTCAGCTGCGAGGGTTAAAAGGTGTAAAATTTATAGGATGGTTTTTGGTATTATCTTGAATCTTAGCATCTAAAATAAGTGCCTAAGTTAAAAAAACTTTTATTCAGTCTTTTATCTAAACTTGACATATTTTATTCACTTGTTTGCTGACACCTGAAAGACTTAACATTGAAGTTGTTTCGGTTGTTGACCATTCAATCCTTGATGTTTAGTAGAAAAAAATTGGAATCCTCAAATCCAATCCAGATTGTGTACATCTATCGACATCCTGCCGCTGTAAAGCACAGGAAGGCATTCTATACAAACCACTGGACTGTAGTTACCAGGAGAcacctttttcttcctcctagTAATATCAACCATTTTTTAGGATTCTTGTCTCTGCACACTCAGCTTGCATGCCTGGAACTTCTCTATTTCAACATTTTGGGCCATATAAAATCATTAGTCCATTGCCTTATAACTACTTCAAGACTTAATGTCATGCTGGGCACATCACTCAAGAAACATATACCATAGTTTGGTTGGAATGACTTTATCCATTTTCCTATTCTTTTGTAGACAAAGGAGAAAATAATCATTCTCTGATATTCCATTGTAATACATCTTGGATATgcccccctttctttttttaacttATATTGCATTTGTAGTTCTAAATTTTACTATATATGGATTTTATAGCCTTTTATCCTCTAATAATTGTATATAATTCTGGCATATTTAACTATGCTCTTATCCTGCCATTGTATCTCTGTGCTGAATGTGCTGTGTGGCTCTCTTTGACTTGTAGGTTTAACCAAAACAAACTCAATGACTTACTAAAATTTCCGTTGCTTCCTCTTATATTTCCTTCTTGATTTCAATACATTACTATTATTCATATCATGATTTTTCCTATTGCAACCAGAACTTGTGTAAATCTTTCGTCAATTGCTTAGGTGATTAGATCAATTTGATTATAGcagcttgattttttttaaaaaaatcagtaTTGTTGACActgttttattaaaaaaaactttatatgctttgtttattgttgcacaaaacTCATGTTGTCCTCTCATATTTCTAAATCTTCAAtcattcttcctttttttataaaaaaatataatcaagaatTTGTTTAACAAATTCTGCTTGGAATATCTTGTTATTCTTCATATTTCTTTATGTCTAGTTTCTTAATTTTGTAGTCTTATGTTAATCTATTTAAATTGTGTTGAACACATAGGTCCTAAAATTTTTTCTGaataaagagttttccactGTGTATAGACCATCTTTAGTTTTGAGCAATGTCATAGTTTCGAAATAGAAGCTCTCATTACTATTCGTCAGCCATCCTGGCTTCATAGTTTGGGATGTCAAGTGCACTTCCATTATCGTTTATCTGTAACCTCATGGAGTAACCTAGTAAAGCAGCACAGCTTGGTTCCATGAAAGGTTCTTCTGCTTTTTATCTATTTCATCTAGATCTATTTGTATTCCAGTTATCCTGTCTTTTTGCCTCCTTTCTGAAGCCTTTACCTGTTTGCCTCAATTAAACAATGGTACATGTGTAgcctctgaaaacatgcttcTTTTacatcgctctctctctctcttctaaagATCAAGTTGACCAACTCCTGACAATATCCACTCTATCTTTTCACAATTTCATCTTTAATTGAAATTGTATCTTGTTACTCCCAGTGCTCCCAATGTGACTCAGTATTCTACTTCTCCAGTCACAAATCACAGCTAATAATTGGTCATTTTCTTACATTACTTTTAGCCCAACCTTTCTGGGAATCGTCATATGGCGCATCCCAACTTCGTTGGCCTTTTAGCTTAGCCTTCTATTTTTTCATGTCTTCTTTGTTGCTTCTCTCGTGATATCCTAAAGACAACAGCCTGCCTTCAATATTTATCATTGAATCTTGATGCTTGCCTTGTTTCTTTCTGTATTTCTCTGTATATAATGCAAATGCTTGGGATTGCACTCCACCCCAAGCTTTCCACACCATGTTTATGATATTTCCGAACTTTCCCCTCTTAAATTGATTGAGGTTGGACTCTCTTTCTGGAATGACTCCACatcctttttattattatttttttttaaagctaaTGGACCAATggtcctctttttcttctttcctatcACCTCACCATGGGAGTCATGTGCATGACATTCAGGAAACTAATACATAATAATGCTCATCCTCAGACTCTTCAAGTACTTTTCTTACATCTTAGTAGAATCCACCATTTGATCTCATGTCATACTCAGGTTACCCTTAATCTGGGCATCTGTCTCAtctttttttaatccttttagCACATAAGTTCGAAATGTCAACCTATTTTCTATGGTCGTATTTTCCTGTTTACGTTTTGTACACATCTTCTTATATTCTGGATTCTAGACTGGGATCCTAAATGTACCCATTTCTATCAGGGTGAGAAAACAGGTTGGACAAAGGTATTTTAGATAAAAAAGCAGCTTTGGCAGTTTCACTGGTCTTGATAGCATTTTGACTGAAAATGTATCTTTTTTGTGGCAAATATATGTtacttaaaaatagaaaaaagaacTGATCGAAGCATGAAATGAAGTTTgctaatttcttttgcagaacaTAAGTTCCTCGCTATGCGACATATTCCCCTGTTCTTTTCGAACTTCTCTACATGATCATCTGAGTCGCAGCTCAtgaatattttcttcttctgtAGAGTTCCTAGCATTAAGTTGTCTATCTTAACTCAGTCATCCCTAGACTCTTGAAATCTGTTCTCCAATCAGATTTTGAATATGTGGATAATGATGAATTCATCATATGCGTCTAATAAACAAGCTTTACAGAAGTCATGATAAACCCCAATCCACTTGCCTTCTAATATTTAATGCATATGGAATTAGGTTCCTCATCATATATGTCTAGTTTGTCTTtcaattttccataaataattttCCCTGTCAGGCTTGAACGGTGTGCCCTTTTTTTCCATtatgcagagaaattatggcaGCAGTGGCAACTTACTTTAGGGGCCTCTTTAGAATGCTTTCTGCCAAACTGAGGAATGGGGAGAAGAGTCTCCCAAGATGGTCCAAATATAAAGAAACAAGCACTCTTTTAGTTACTCAAAATAAGAGGATCCTTGGTGCAGAGAATGCTATACATCAGTCTGGTTAACCAGCCTCAGGTCAAGATTACAATTTATTTGGGCATCGACAAGCTTGCAAGTTAGCTTTTCCATTGATTATCACTGTTGCACCTTTTCTTTCTGTTGCAGCGATCAATCAACATCTGTAATCATATAAGTGTAACATCATCTATCCTCTTATTGTAAAATAAACTGTCTTATCAAGGCAAATTTGGTTAACTAATCTCAGTATCTCTTCAGCAAGTTTCTTTTCTGCACATCATATGACTCTCTGAAACTTTGTGTTGTTGCTCTGAGGAATAAGCGCTTCCATATCTAGGAATTATTTAAGCTTAAAGACAGAGgcagttttttttctttctttttttttctgttcgATATATCATAAAACATGGCCAAGGCCGTGGAACGGAAGTCACCTCTTTTTGATTTTTACCTTGTGCGCAAACCATGC
Above is a genomic segment from Phoenix dactylifera cultivar Barhee BC4 chromosome 2, palm_55x_up_171113_PBpolish2nd_filt_p, whole genome shotgun sequence containing:
- the LOC103714589 gene encoding histone acetyltransferase MCC1, whose amino-acid sequence is MLDPGAAHRPTIIYRPIQPSDFEVLEQIHAALFPIRYEREFFLDVVNGHGIVSWAAVDISRLDGQNDELIGFVTTRIIPVTESEIEDLLRYDPSRKNQILVYILTLGVVEHYRNLGIATSLVREVIKYASSMPSCRAVYLHVIAYNQPAISFYKKMLFRLVRRLPSFYYIQGQHYDSYLFVFYLNGGRSPCSPLEIMAAVATYFRGLFRMLSAKLRNGEKSLPRWSKYKETSTLLVTQNKRILGAENAIHQSG